A single region of the Leishmania panamensis strain MHOM/PA/94/PSC-1 chromosome 21 sequence genome encodes:
- a CDS encoding hypothetical protein (TriTrypDB/GeneDB-style sysID: LpmP.21.0860) — protein sequence MLYDRVNDIGSSQGEAIRYILGAVSKNTVQTTLTTLEQFCFRSVELHRYTIKATCTALLAARSDERALLASRLVSEALGRPNGLTLVSCALDGSSSTLTKESLTALMSSDLRLSLMKQMQMAMALVLGGNAMVKAAATDMLEDFNVPQAALKEDDGGVRAAALLSRQVGLAPANLDGQLANVCHTVALPKPKTEVKPRVSVAGVLRELGTGCVTTLADSRELLSIFPHSFTERDGAEVLAFFASAGSAVNDSSTYASLMMASGKSSPKSMSGTTTLVNAMPLLDALCEGSSKGFNWDLVIRMLDQLDGEPFRMKHISVIFDAYHRFQPDNEYPSVALFLGRWTNTMRQRSVLEYILRHPDKVNRKPLTIDAPSELLPATKPPGVTAAEMDLWRSTTFMEAAVHVASRDKDFDHDVFRPASEKLPLLFLYSLFTGSFQGTVKHFMCIKHLLKAHCPSMDLVSQHIVPEMERRGRLSTVIGVLSDLTEAAPERLVDALQVVFKCKSAAKRVLAESGSPRLVTAVAMCMEEAGEPSDKWLQRALEGKLHFRASSTENRFTVAMNIVEVAEMLQEKQLYVVSATAALNTLLASPLKEVLRSVMDCAKALLASTDSLFPDDVENEALEFFKKMYAAGSTAAAIATVEILLKSTVPRDKQLYACIVGIMFEETSAISFYPRKELQLFAELYGQMIAKDLLPPNQQQRAWGVLLPAVAKPANYAMEEYGIIALEQVKPRLPDWPQYGRALRYVRDLDFRVPGIVAAINRGIKQEDTVARSGGAASAELGEGSPISPPSPKQPGSPNKALVAIDPAIVSAASPQSKKFTDTAAAKLHTLDIGTLVTNANVTAPPRVIQEQINFLIGNTDVRNLDSNATELSQLLRPEYYEYFADYLVVKRAALEPNYHSMYIELIAKLHSKDMDRALRKATIGAVHRLLSSQKIGTDSSERILLRNLGSWLGSITLEKNIPILQQDLHFKALLCQGIREGKLVPVVSFITRVLTSCAKSRFFCPPNPWTMAQLALLMEMYTLPHLRVTLRFELELLLKTLDQSMQDLAQYMRLHASNASTETRLRDVYDEINVNDSPDFRVGEDESNVSAAAAVVPPAPATSSPTVPQLLRSSARPLQASAEPFQPKDKAQAPPSEVSRVMQMLNKPIRPPISISMNWVFSTLSDPAFGNSAQRLTDHRLEIVAQLQAVVDEAVSYCMQRSVAIAARTTEQLVLKDYARDPFPDDMLVAGDAMARSLASSLSYVMVRDELPLLLHRSMTNLLERILAPYTPLEHKATIRDTLVARNLELCMRAVEYSVGEEAATATSRFLFDVVREKASAFAEQEPLPLPPDQIEAAELLRVMGETLVPSGRMPAPQREVYDDFYSCVPPVAVFTMVLRSVEEAVSRYHSNENAAPLDFAQLDTATQKPGGPTDDAQAPVRQHLTHLMSLITEESSPYFLSPMLNKLMSLAMSTERLTKLLNSSAKHTPAAAAAATNPDGTPNAAEDPAWQQEALRISSVLHQLYLRIVLRCRECCEETNRDEFTRLFLRHSHCYSFSKLTTDLIRIKILKCSEFDDALAKALTNGTSNYVTFAGDIITDVIIKEKLVASKDMRRTLMALDTIARTRAPRAAPAAPAQTLPSYVTEPPLSKIVPNQITKLLVPCDCVRPGEDEAFQKEVGQLMNDWIMVWSQKSHRYAEKRIPSVEFVKTLQQRRMLDTAHLQTFLSLGVRYCVEYYANTMLAMERADGNITSETLVGTRPGGPPGYRTPYTAKPFVMCDGFVELVMVLLQCCSLRNEASHDLRAETTLLRRVLDAVTRVLTEHHNFVAKARPAPSWALAADEQFIPVFKQQPYVRLLSNLVYSLHRLEVSTTRAMSTEFTSAFHTFLRRVHPMEYPGFVFGWLEILSHRHVIPRFMNVQSMWPHYVDLLAGAMMFVKFLIKGNRISPNGLVFYKSLLKLVLVLLHDYPRFLIAQHYPLCEAISLSCVQLLNTVLCSFPPDKRLPEPFPHVDSNDPAMLQVLDTSVQEACIKATFTSFSVQPQLLANLEMMVTNDDAPVRDGVLTDVLNDLTQPSAKRSLINAVVQHMAIVYLRTHDNRIPANFAKSNVLTCYRFLCSRLNTKRRYYMLGACANQLRFPNIQTNFFANVMLNLFLPSPSVDTQTQTCVQEQITRVLAEKTVIVQPHPWGVLNTFVELMREPKYKFWETSFIHYAPLDSMFTKLHHTVHTRLSKTGGAPALDGTRAESSTAVTTASGIGATLSA from the coding sequence ATGTTGTATGATCGCGTGAACGACATTGGCAGCTCGCAGGGGGAGGCGATTCGCTACATCCTCGGTGCTGTCTCCAAGAACACTGTGCAGACAACGCTGACAACGCTGGAGCAGTTCTGCTTCCGCTCCGTTGAGCTTCACCGGTACACCATCAAGGCCACTTGCACAGCCCTGCTGGCCGCGCGCAGCGATGAGCGGGCATTGTTAGCGTCTCGGCTGGTTAGCGAGGCACTTGGGCGGCCGAACGGGCTGACCCTGGTTTCCTGTGCCCTCGACGGCAGCTCCTCGACCCTGACGAAGGAGTCCCTCACTGCGTTGATGTCGAGCGATCTCAGGCTGTCACTTATGAAGCAGATGCAGATGGCCATGGCTCTCGTGCTTGGCGGAAATGCGATGGtcaaggcagcagcgacggacATGCTGGAGGACTTCAACGTGCCAcaggcagcgctgaaggaggaCGATGGTGgcgtgcgtgctgcggcgctccTGTCGCGTCAGGTAGGGCTTGCCCCCGCAAACCTCGACGGTCAGCTGGCGAATGTGTGCCACACGGTTGCGTTGCCGAAGCCGAAGACGGAGGTGAAGCCGCGCGTGAGCGTGGCGGGCGTCCTGCGCGAACTGGGAACGGGGTGTGTGACGACGCTGGCGGACTCGCGCGAGCTGCTCAGCATTTTTCCGCACTCTTTCACAGAGCGCGACGGAGCCGAGGTGctcgccttctttgcctccgcGGGCTCGGCCGtcaacgacagcagcacgtaCGCGTCCCTTATGATGGCGTCGGGGAAGAGCTCCCCAAAGAGTATGAGCGGCACGACGACGCTTGTGAATGCGATGCCGCTTCTCGACGCGCTGTGTGAGGGTAGCTCAAAGGGCTTCAACTGGGACCTTGTCATCCGCATGCTTGATCAGTTGGACGGCGAGCCGTTCCGCATGAAGCACATCTCTGTTATCTTTGACGCCTACCACCGCTTCCAGCCAGACAACGAGTACCCGTCGGTGGCACTGTTTCTAGGCAGATGGACGAACACgatgcgccagcgcagcgtaCTGGAGTATATCCTGCGCCACCCTGATAAGGTTAATCGTAAGCCTCTCACGATAGACGCCCCGTCGGAGTTGTTACCGGCGACGAAACCGCCCGGCGTGACGGCAGCCGAGATGGACCTATGGCGCTCTACGACGTTCATGGAGGCTGCCGTGCACGTGGCGAGTCGCGACAAGGACTTCGACCACGACGTGTTCCGCCCCGCCTCGgagaagctgccgctgctcttcctgtACAGCCTCTTCACGGGGAGCTTCCAGGGCACGGTTAAGCATTTCATGTGCATCAAGCACCTGCTCAAGGCTCATTGCCCATCTATGGACCTAGTGTCGCAGCACATCGTACCCGAGATGGAGAGGCGGGGTCGCCTGAGCACCGTTATTGGTGTGCTTTCGGACCTGACAGAGGCTGCGCCAGAGCGTCTtgtggatgcgctgcaggtggtgtTCAAGTGCAAGTCTGCCGCGAAGCGTGTGCTCGCTGAGAGCGGGAGCCCTCGCCTCGTCACTGCAGTTGCCATGtgcatggaggaggcgggcgagCCGAGCGACaagtggctgcagcgcgcgctggagGGCAAGCTGCACTTCCGCGCCAGCTCCACGGAGAACCGCTTCACCGTGGCCATGAACATCGTCGAGGTGGCTGAGATGCTCCAGGAGAAGCAGCTCTACGTGGTgagcgcgacggcggcgctcaACACCCTGCTTGCCTCCCCGCTAAAGGAGGTGCTGAGGAGCGTGATGGACTGCGCCAAGGCGCTGCTCGCCTCGACCGATTCCCTCTTTCCTGACGACGTCGAGAACGAAGCGCTGGAGTTTTTCAAAAAGATGTACGCCGCTGgcagcaccgcggctgcCATCGCCACTGTCGAGATCCTGCTGAAGAGTACCGTTCCACGTGACAAGCAGCTCTACGCGTGCATTGTGGGGATCATGTTCGAAGAGACATCTGCCATAAGCTTCTACCCGCGCAAGGAGCTGCAGTTGTTCGCCGAGTTGTACGGCCAGATGATCGCGAAGgatctgctgccgccgaaccagcagcagcgagcgtgGGGTGTCCTCCTACCAGCCGTCGCGAAGCCTGCCAACTATGCGATGGAGGAGTACGGTATTATCGCGCTTGAGCAAGTGAAACCACGACTGCCGGATTGGCCGCAGTACGGTCGCGCTTTGCGCTACGTGCGAGACTTGGATTTCCGCGTTCCCGGCATCGTTGCCGCCATCAACCGTGGGATCAAGCAAGAGGACACTGTGGCGCGTAGCGGCGGagcggcgtcggcggagCTCGGTGAAGGAAGCCCAATCTCGCCACCGTCTCCGAAGCAGCCTGGCTCGCCGAACAAAGCGCTCGTTGCCATCGACCCGGCCATCGTATCGGCGGCGTCGCCTCAGTCGAAGAAGTTCACggacacggcggcggcgaagctgcACACGCTGGACATCGGTACGCTCGTGACGAACGCGAACGTGACGGCCCCGCCACGCGTGATTCAAGAGCAGATCAACTTCCTGATTGGTAACACTGACGTGCGTAATCTGGATAGCAACGCGACGGAGCTGTCACAGCTGCTCCGGCCAGAGTACTACGAGTACTTTGCTGACTATCTGGTGGTGAAacgcgcagcgctggagcCCAACTACCACTCCATGTACATTGAGCTGATCGCGAAGCTTCACTCAAAGGACATGGATCGCGCACTGCGCAAGGCCACTATTGGCGCAGTGCATCGTCTGCTGAGCTCGCAGAAGATTGGCACCGACTCGAGCGAACGTATTCTGCTGCGCAACCTCGGCTCCTGGCTCGGTAGCATCACGCTGGAGAAGAACATTCCTATCTTGCAACAGGACCTGCACTTCAAGGCGCTTCTCTGCCAGGGTATTCGCGAGGGAAAGCTGGTCCCGGTCGTCTCGTTCATTACGCGGGTCCTGACAAGCTGCGCCAAGTCGCGCTTCTTCTGTCCGCCAAACCCGTGGACGATGGCGcagttggcgctgctgatggagaTGTACACGCTTCCCCACCTGCGAGTGACACTGCGCTTCGAGCTGGAGCTACTGCTGAAGACGCTGGATCAGTCGATGCAGGACTTGGCGCAGTACATGCGACTTCACGCCTCCAACGCCTCTACTGAGACGCGCCTGCGCGACGTGTACGACGAGATCAATGTCAATGATAGCCCTGACTTCCGTGTCGGCGAGGACGAAAGCAATGTGTctgcggcggccgctgtAGTACCACCCGCGCCAGCTACATCCTCGCCgacggtgccgcagctgctgcgcagcagcgcccgcCCGCTGCAAGCCAGCGCCGAGCCTTTCCAGCCAAAGGACAAGGCGCAGGCCCCGCCGTCCGAGGTGAGCCGTGTTATGCAGATGTTAAACAAGCCGATTCGCCCTCCGATCAGTATCTCGATGAACTGGGTGTTTTCCACGCTTAGCGACCCCGCCTTTGGCAACAGTGCTCAGCGTCTCACCGATCATCGGCTCGAGATTgttgcacagctgcaggccGTGGTTGACGAGGCCGTCAGCTATTGCATGCAGCGCAGTGTCGCCATTGCCGCCCGCACGACagagcagctggtgctgaAGGACTATGCGCGCGACCCGTTTCCGGATGACATGCTCGTCGCTGGCGATGCCATGGCCCGCTCACTGGCGTCTAGCTTGAGCTACGTGATGGTGCGCGATGAGCtaccgctgctcctgcaccgTTCAATGACAAACCTGCTAGAGCGCATTCTGGCCCCCTACACACCACTGGAGCACAAGGCGACGATCCGTGACACACTGGTGGCGCGTAACCTAGagctgtgcatgcgtgcagTGGAGTACAGTGTcggtgaggaggcggcgacggctACGAGCCGATTCCTATTCGACGTCGTGCGCGAGAAGGCGAGCGCCTTTGCGGAGCAGGaacctctgccgctgccgccagatCAGATCGAGGCCGCGGAGCTGCTACGCGTCATGGGCGAGACGCTCGTGCCGTCTGGCCGGATGCCCGCCCCGCAGCGGGAGGTCTACGATGACTTTTACAGCTGCGTGCCACCTGTAGCGGTGTTCACCatggtgctgcgcagcgtcgaGGAGGCAGTGTCTCGGTACCACTCGAACGAGAATGCCGCGCCATTGGACTTTGCGCAGCTTGACACAGCCACCCAGAAGCCGGGCGGGCCGACTGACGACGCACAGGCCCCCGTCCGCCAGCACCTGACCCATCTCATGAGCCTCATCACGGAGGAGTCAAGTCCCTACTTCCTTAGCCCTATGCTGAACAAGCTCATGTCCCTCGCCATGTCGACGGAGCGGCTGACCAAGCTGCTGAACAGCAGCGCTAAGCATACgccggccgctgctgctgctgccaccaaCCCTGACGGCACCCCAAACGCGGCGGAGGACCCTGCGTGGCAGCAGGAGGCCCTGCGCATTTCCTCAGTGTTGCATCAGCTGTACCTGCGCAttgtgctgcggtgccgtgAGTGTTGTGAGGAGACGAACCGTGACGAGTTCACGCGGTTGTTCCTGCGCCACAGCCACTGCTACTCCTTTTCGAAGCTGACGACTGACCTCATTCGCATCAAGATCCTCAAATGCAGCGAGTTTGATGACGCCCTGGCAAAGGCGCTGACCAATGGCACGTCCAACTACGTTACCTTTGCGGGTGACATCATCACCGATGTCATCATCAAGGAGAAGCTCGTGGCGTCGAAGGATATGCGCCGCACGCTCATGGCCCTCGATACGATTGCGCGGACGCGGGCGCCGCGcgccgcgccggcggcgccggcacagACGCTTCCGTCGTACGTCACGGAGCCGCCTCTGAGCAAGATTGTGCCGAATCAGATTACGAAGCTCCTCGTTCCGTGCGACTGCGTTCGCCCTGGCGAGGACGAGGCCTTCCAGAAGGAGGTGGGGCAGCTCATGAACGACTGGATCATGGTGTGGTCGCAGAAGAGTCACCGCTATGCCGAGAAGCGCATCCCATCCGTCGAGTTCGTGaagacgctgcagcagcgccgcatgcTGGACACGGCCCACCTGCAGACGTTTCTGAGCCTGGGCGTTCGTTATTGTGTGGAATACTACGCCAACACAATGCTTGCGATGGAGCGCGCAGACGGCAACATTACAAGCGAGACGCTGGTGGGGACGCGGCCTGGTGGGCCGCCAGGCTACCGCACCCCCTACACTGCAAAGCCCTTCGTCATGTGTGACGGGTTTGTGGAGCTGGTTATGGTGCTGTTGCAATGCTGTTCTCTGCGCAATGAGGCCTCGCATGATTTGCGGGCTGAAACCACGCTACTACGCCGCGTTCTGGACGCCGTGACGCGCGTGCTGACGGAGCACCACAACTTCGTTGCCAAGGCTCGCCCTGCCCCGTCGTGGGCACTTGCAGCTGATGAGCAGTTCATCCCGGTCTTTAAACAGCAGCCGTACGTGCGCTTGCTTAGCAACCTCGTCTACTCGCTTCACAGGCTGGAGGTCTCGACGACGCGCGCCATGTCGACTGAGTTCACGAGTGCTTTCCACACGTTTCTACGCCGCGTACACCCCATGGAGTACCCGGGCTTCGTGTTTGGCTGGCTGGAGATTTTGTCGCACCGACACGTCATCCCGCGCTTCATGAATGTGCAGTCAATGTGGCCCCACTACGTCGACCTCCTCGCTGGTGCCATGATGTTTGTGAAGTTTCTGATCAAGGGGAACCGCATCTCCCCGAACGGCTTGGTCTTCTACAAATCGCTGCTGAAGCTCGTACTGGTGCTCCTGCACGACTACCCGCGGTTCCTGATCGCGCAACATTACCCCCTTTGCGAGGCCATCTCGCTCTcgtgcgtgcagctgctcaacaCGGTGCTGTGCTCCTTCCCACCTGACAAGCGCCTGCCAGAGCCATTCCCCCACGTGGACTCTAACGATccggcgatgctgcaggtgctcgaCACATCCGTTCAGGAGGCGTGCATCAAGGCCACTTTTACCTCCTTCAgcgtgcagccgcagctcctcgcgaACCTTGAGATGATGGTCACGAACGATGATGCTCCGGTGCGCGACGGCGTTCTGACGGATGTTCTGAACGACCTGACGCAGCCCTCAGCCAAGCGGAGCCTCATCAacgcggtggtgcagcacatGGCCATTGTGTacctgcgcacgcacgacaACCGAATCCCTGCAAACTTTGCAAAGTCAAATGTGCTCACGTGCTACCGCTTTTTGTGCAGCCGACTCAACACGAAGCGCCGGTACTACATGCTCGGCGCTTGCGCCAACCAGCTGCGCTTCCCGAACATCCAGACAAACTTCTTTGCGAACGTGATGCTGAACCTGTTCTTGCCGTCGCCGAGCGTGGacacgcagacgcagacCTGTGTGCAGGAGCAGATCACGCGCGTGCTTGCCGAGAAGACGGTGATTGTGCAGCCACATCCGTGGGGCGTACTCAACACGTTTGTGGAGCTAATGCGCGAGCCTAAGTACAAGTTCTGGGAGACCTCCTTCATCCACTATGCACCCCTCGATTCCATGTTCACGAAGCTGCATCACACAGTGCACACGCGGTTAAGCAAGACTGGCGGTGCCCCTGCTCTCGATGGTACACGTGCCGAGTCGAGCACTGCCGTTACGACTGCCTCTGGCATTGGTGCAACGCTGTCTGCGTAG
- a CDS encoding small GTPase, putative (TriTrypDB/GeneDB-style sysID: LpmP.21.0840) produces the protein MDVCMKGLSFKVVLLGEGRVGKTSLISRYVYSMFDEKEASTVQASMCSSKAVPINNPSNAPGAIREVELALWDTAGQERFHALAPMYYRNADGAIIVYDVTDADTLRKVRTWAKELYAVVGEGNIQLVLCGNKADASPTEREVSEGEGAAMAAELKAAHFFASAKTGQNVAEVFSAIATQVVRSREVTGMGGGAVASGSSSGGGAYSRIGGCTPSRSRPRRGLMVVTEDGEAVIPARSSPSEGRVYGSITPPRVHRYGSSGTNQPITLSADSSLDPAAAPSNSGCC, from the coding sequence ATGGATGTGTGTATGAAGGGGCTCAGTTTCAAGGTTGTGCTCCTCGGCGAGGGCCGTGTTGGCAAAACGTCGCTGATTTCCCGCTACGTCTACAGCATGTTTGATGAGAAAGAGGCAAGCACGGTCCAGGCAAGCATGTGCAGTTCCAAGGCAGTCCCCATCAATAACCCTAGCAACGCCCCTGGCGCCATCCGCGAAGTGGAATTGGCGTTGTGGGACACGGCAGGGCAGGAGCGTTTCCACGCACTCGCGCCGATGTACTACCGTAACGCTGATGGGGCCATCATTGTGTACGACGTCACCGATGCTGACACGCTACGCAAGGTGCGCACGTGGGCCAAGGAGCTCTACGCTGTTGTGGGGGAGGGCAACATTCAGCTTGTCTTGTGCGGAAACAAGGCGGACGCCTCGCCGACGGAGCGGGAGGTgagcgagggcgagggggCGGCTATGGCGGCAGAGCTCAAGGCCGCGCACTTCTTCGCAAGCGCAAAGACAGGGCAAAACGTAGCGGAGGTGTTCAGCGCAATAGCGACACAGGTTGTACGTAGTCGCGAGGTCACTGGgatgggtggtggtgctgttgctagtggtagcagcagcggcgggggTGCCTACTCCAGGATTGGGGGTTGCACGCCATCCCGCTCGCGTCCGCGACGTGGGCTGATGGTGGTGACGGAAGACGGAGAGGCGGTGATTCCAGCCCGTAGCTCCCCGAGTGAAGGTCGTGTGTACGGCAGCATTACCCCACCCCGGGTCCACCGCTACGGAAGCAGCGGTACCAACCAGCCCATCACACTTAGCGCCGACAGCTCTCTTGacccggcggcggcgcccaGCAACAGTGGCTGTTGCTGA
- a CDS encoding hypothetical protein (TriTrypDB/GeneDB-style sysID: LpmP.21.0830): MHIAVRVWAALGFFEIRSVEGVGLDEGEEAEEMSHCATVPSSPEDVESFLWGLKEYLSFYCADLPGPSAAVLVDVTVLLRNGLWRVLFNAVFYCLTVLDKHRRRRGPLSPREADVRTGGAEDTYEVVYSSSSDADDENAGEVSLSRAAPVRLVWRHPGESEEEHLARCVRDPLPLNSPLWSASSFTPCGREADSAGMMCSDHHDIQRPSSRFPLDEVYSGRLRTALPIADWYLVLRCLAQVGYRRDAFYLQTPFNASPHELLLALLWLTQQYKMLAVAEYVELNRRYPFLLQYHVNDAFLYGSVAVGGTPQPAHITARERLLYGLSHASAWPPVSFDENATIAVRLAQLERCLGKAASSAVPAASAQATALTGPSAASLHVRRLMAVRRLLSLSFNRLLQALQRQAEQVTLLGLHSPLDAQLCRKEHHALYEEVTAGLAYVQATQQRLQTTADNLAKAGSLVAFLLRYEESTVSAEEVLLGLEEDDTTWLSHDNPAERDASSTEATPVRGKRKATEADRWRRAVRRAKLPVSQSASESAPASLATSAASLAQAISTFRATHVRATLTETWRRLLRRGHAAPQTVPPESLRFLLDAEAQQVQEASVRENMKSRYSLQAALAAELAVLVYQAQQRRHRSQSHSPLRGGDSGALRAANSATETRTVDGSVGLKVRPVQVALPPLDLVTHASAAFAQLRSEEAIYGSVTLGSAELQLTEVGEPAAGSTTSARLELERLKAWEEQLNVQLGVPAQTTASIKYCKEVLQALYHQYGLRIATPVAQKHFSQILASVE; this comes from the coding sequence ATGCACATTGCTGTTCGGGTGTGGGCGGCGCTGGGCTTCTTCGAAATACGCTCGgtagagggggtggggctggatgagggagaggaggcggaggagatgtCTCACTGTGCTACGGTGCCGTCAAGTCCCGAAGACGTCGAGTCGTTTCTGTGGGGGCTGAAAGAGTACTTAAGCTTTTACTGCGCGGACTTGCCGGGCCCATCGGCGGCGGTATTGGTAGATGTCACGGTGCTCCTCCGCAACGGGCTGTGGCGAGTTCTCTTCAACGCGGTCTTCTACTGCCTCACTGTCCTTGACAAGCATCGGCGTCGCCGGGGCCCGCTTTCACCCAGAGAGGCTGATGTTCGAACTGGTGGTGCGGAGGACACCTACGAGGTGGTGtactcgtcgtcgtcagaTGCAGACGACGAGAATGCAGGCGAGGTCTCGTTgagtcgcgcagctccggtGCGGTTGGTGTGGAGGCATCCGGGTgagtcggaggaggagcacctggcgcgctgcgtgcgcgaCCCTTTGCCACTGAACAGTCCCCTGTGGTCTGCATCGTCCTTCACTCCCTGTGGGCGAGAGGCGGACTCTGCTGGCATGATGTGCAGTGATCACCACGATATCCAGCGGCCGTCATCTCGATTCCCACTTGATGAAGTCTACAGCGGCCGTCTGCGCACCGCCTTGCCCATCGCTGATTGGTACttggtgctgcgctgcctggCTCAGGTGGGGTATCGCCGAGACGCCTTTTACCTCCAAACACCATTCAACGCGTCGCCGCACGAGCTTCTCCTTGCTCTCCTATGGTTGACGCAGCAGTACAAGATGCTCGCAGTTGCTGAGTACGTGGAGCTAAACCGCCGGTACCCCTTCTTGCTGCAGTACCACGTGAATGACGCGTTCCTGTATGGTTCTGTGGCGGTCGGGGGTACACCACAGCCCGCCCACATCACAGCACGTGAGCGACTTCTCTATGGACTCTCACATGCCTCAGCTTGGCCACCTGTGAGCTTTGATGAGAACGCGACGATTGCCGTGCGTCTTGCCCAGCTGGAGCGTTGCTTAGGTAAGGCagcttcttctgctgttcctgctgcttcagcgcaGGCGACTGCGCTGACCGGCCcctcggcagcgtcgctgcacgTGCGGCGCCTCATGGCGGTCCGGCGACTCCTCAGCCTCTCCTTCAACCGACTCCTCCAGGCTTTGCAGCGTCAGGCTGAGCAGGTTACCCTCCTTGGTCTCCACTCCCCCCTtgatgcgcagctgtgccgtAAGGAGCACCACGCCCTGTATGAGGAAGTCACTGCAGGCCTTGCCTACGTGCAggcaacgcagcagcgactacAGACGACAGCGGACAACCTCGCCAAGGCGGGCTCACTTGTGGCGTTTCTTCTGCGGTATGAGGAGTCGACGGTgtcggcggaggaggtgcttcTGGGACTGGAGGAGGATGACACGACATGGCTGTCTCATGACAACCCCGCGGAAAGGGACGCGAGCAGCACTGAAGCGACACCTGTGAGAGGAAAGCGCAAAGCGACAGAGGCTGATCGGTGGCGCCGTGCGGTGCGGCGTGCCAAGCTGCCCGTCTCGCAGTCAGCATCAGAGAGTGCCCCTGCATCGCTCGCGACGTCAGCGGCTTCGCTCGCCCAAGCTATTTCGACGTTTCGAGCCACTCACGTGAGGGCCACTCTCACTGAGACGTGGAGGagactgctgcggcgcggaCACGCCGCACCGCAGACGGTGCCGCCGGAGAGTCTGCGCTTTTTGTTGGACgccgaggcgcagcaggtgcaggaaGCCAGTGTTCGAGAGAACATGAAGTCTCGCTACTCTCTGCAAGCAGCTTTGGCTGCTGAGCTAGCGGTGCTTGTGTATCaggctcagcagcgacgccatcgcAGTCAGTCCCACAGCCCTCTACGGGGTGGAGACAGTGGCGCTCTGAGGGCAGCGAATTCGGCTACAGAGACGCGAACCGTGGATGGCAGCGTGGGCCTCAAGGTGCGACCtgtgcaggtggcgctgccgccgctggacCTTGTCACccacgccagcgctgcttttGCGCAGTTGCGGTCAGAGGAAGCCATCTATGGCTCGGTTACATTAGGAAgtgcggagctgcagctgacggAGGTGGGCGAGCCAGCGGCAGGCTCGACCACCTCGGCGCGCTTGGAGCTGGAGCGTCTGAAGGCCtgggaggagcagctgaatGTCCAGCTAGGCGTACCTGCGCAAACCACCGCTAGCATTAAGTACTGCAAGGAGGTCTTGCAAGCACTGTACCACCAGTACGGCCTACGTATCGCTACACCTGTGGCGCAGAAGCACTTCAGCCAGATACTGGCGAGCGTCGAGTGA